In Saccharolobus solfataricus, a genomic segment contains:
- a CDS encoding KH domain-containing protein, which translates to MFITVEDEKLEVVKKVIGKLEQFTDTKIIYDERTKTFNILPKGQNQYETLKAVSVIRAIGLGFDEQSAFRLLSDEYTLDVIDLKALIGSNPDTIRRVKGRIIGENGKTKRIIQEYTGVDISIYGHYIGVLGPYDQVQIAKKAIELLIDGKEHSSVYKFLDKAEKDLIIYKTSKLRRKGISEIKDNG; encoded by the coding sequence TTGTTCATCACGGTAGAAGATGAAAAATTAGAAGTAGTTAAAAAAGTGATTGGGAAACTAGAACAATTTACTGATACTAAAATTATATATGATGAAAGAACAAAAACTTTTAATATACTACCTAAGGGACAGAATCAGTACGAAACTCTTAAGGCTGTCTCTGTAATAAGAGCAATAGGTTTAGGATTCGATGAGCAATCGGCCTTCAGATTGCTTAGCGATGAGTATACTTTAGATGTAATCGATTTGAAAGCTCTTATAGGAAGTAATCCAGATACGATAAGAAGAGTAAAGGGAAGAATAATAGGAGAAAATGGAAAAACTAAGAGAATAATACAAGAGTATACTGGAGTAGATATTTCCATTTACGGCCACTACATAGGAGTATTGGGACCTTACGATCAAGTTCAAATAGCTAAAAAGGCGATAGAGCTTCTGATTGATGGGAAAGAGCATTCCTCAGTTTACAAGTTCCTAGATAAGGCAGAAAAGGATCTGATAATATATAAAACTTCTAAATTAAGAAGAAAAGGGATTAGCGAGATCAAGGATAATGGATAA
- a CDS encoding serine protein kinase RIO, protein MTELPKKTKDEKRRKDEDLFKVVDSTIDYRTYLNLIQIARRLNIKEYLGAISSGKEARIYPARTFDDTYYAVKIYYTSTAQSKRAIKKYTIGDIRFEDIKVTNTKQLINTWAKKEFKNLSRLYEAGTRVPKPILVFENVLVMEFIGENGIRAPLLKELSDEEITQGLYEDLIQQVEIMVKGAKLIHGDLSEYNVIVYDNKCYIIDVGQAVPIDYEDAITLLKRDLDNINRFFENKGINIRPTEELLIKYGVTGD, encoded by the coding sequence TTGACAGAATTACCGAAGAAAACTAAAGATGAAAAAAGACGCAAAGATGAAGATCTTTTTAAAGTAGTAGATTCTACAATAGATTATAGGACATATCTAAATTTGATTCAAATAGCTAGACGATTAAACATTAAGGAGTATTTAGGTGCAATATCGTCTGGGAAAGAAGCTAGGATATATCCTGCTAGGACTTTTGATGATACGTATTATGCAGTAAAGATATACTATACATCTACAGCTCAAAGTAAAAGAGCTATTAAGAAGTATACTATTGGTGATATAAGGTTCGAAGACATAAAAGTAACTAACACTAAACAACTTATTAATACTTGGGCAAAAAAGGAATTCAAAAATCTTAGTAGACTATATGAGGCTGGAACCAGAGTACCAAAACCTATTCTGGTTTTCGAGAACGTTCTCGTGATGGAATTTATTGGGGAAAATGGTATAAGAGCTCCCCTTTTGAAGGAGCTAAGTGACGAGGAGATTACACAAGGATTGTATGAGGACTTAATTCAACAAGTGGAAATTATGGTAAAAGGAGCTAAATTGATTCACGGAGACTTAAGTGAATATAACGTAATAGTTTATGATAATAAATGTTATATAATCGATGTAGGTCAAGCAGTTCCAATAGATTACGAAGATGCAATCACATTACTGAAAAGGGACCTAGATAACATAAATAGATTTTTTGAGAATAAAGGAATAAATATAAGGCCTACAGAAGAGTTATTGATAAAATACGGAGTTACTGGGGATTGA
- a CDS encoding translation initiation factor aIF-1A, whose translation MPKKDRAQEAPSRDVPRPEEGQTICVVKKMLGGDHLIVLCMDGKERLARIPGKIRKKMWMREGDVVLVGIWDFQPNRCDILYKYGNDEIKRLVNENIISREVIDQLRG comes from the coding sequence TTGCCTAAGAAAGATAGAGCGCAGGAAGCACCTAGTAGAGATGTGCCAAGACCCGAAGAGGGACAGACAATATGTGTAGTTAAGAAGATGTTAGGTGGGGATCACTTAATAGTATTATGTATGGATGGGAAGGAGAGATTAGCGAGAATACCTGGTAAAATAAGGAAGAAGATGTGGATGAGAGAAGGAGACGTAGTACTTGTAGGTATTTGGGATTTTCAACCTAATCGTTGTGATATATTGTATAAGTATGGAAACGATGAAATAAAAAGACTTGTAAACGAGAATATCATAAGTAGAGAAGTAATTGACCAGTTAAGAGGATAA
- a CDS encoding thiolase family protein: MEECIFSMPESVYIASAVRTPIGKFGGALRNLSPVDLGSIVIREALRRANVEPGKIDMAIMGNVLRAGHGQDIARQCAISAGIPFEIDGFSVDMVCSSGMISVITASQMIKSGDADIIVAGGTENMSQAMFAIKSDIRWGVKMLMNRNIELIDTMLYDGLTDPFQYKVMGQEADMVAKSHNISRKELDEVAYQSHLRAHKATVNGYFKSEIVEIKADGKVINTDEGIRADTSLDKLSSLPPAFTDDGLHTAGNSSQISDGAAALVLVSEKAAKELKIEPIARILGYSWVGIESWRFTEAPIFAIKKLLSKLDTDINHFDYFENNEAFAVNNVLINRYLGIPYDRLNVFGGAIALGHPIGASGARIIVTLLNVLSKMHGTRGIASICHGIGGSTAIAIELLKEMK, translated from the coding sequence ATAGAGGAATGTATATTCAGTATGCCCGAAAGTGTATATATTGCATCGGCTGTTAGAACGCCTATTGGAAAGTTTGGCGGTGCTTTAAGAAACCTCTCACCAGTAGATTTAGGTTCAATAGTAATTAGAGAAGCGTTAAGAAGAGCTAATGTGGAACCTGGGAAGATAGATATGGCAATTATGGGGAACGTCCTAAGAGCTGGGCATGGCCAAGATATAGCCAGACAGTGCGCAATTAGTGCTGGGATTCCATTTGAGATAGACGGATTTTCTGTGGATATGGTTTGCTCTTCAGGGATGATAAGCGTAATTACTGCTTCACAGATGATCAAATCTGGAGATGCTGATATAATAGTTGCGGGTGGAACGGAAAATATGAGCCAAGCAATGTTTGCCATAAAATCTGATATTAGATGGGGTGTGAAAATGCTAATGAATAGAAATATTGAGCTCATTGATACTATGTTATACGATGGATTAACAGATCCCTTCCAGTATAAAGTAATGGGACAAGAGGCTGATATGGTAGCAAAATCTCATAACATTTCAAGGAAGGAGTTGGATGAAGTTGCTTATCAAAGTCATCTAAGAGCTCATAAGGCTACGGTTAATGGATACTTTAAGTCAGAAATTGTCGAAATTAAAGCTGATGGAAAGGTAATTAATACTGATGAGGGAATAAGAGCCGATACCAGTTTAGATAAGCTCTCTAGTTTACCTCCAGCATTTACTGATGATGGTCTACACACTGCTGGAAATTCGTCTCAAATATCTGATGGTGCCGCAGCGTTGGTACTAGTGAGCGAAAAAGCTGCTAAGGAACTTAAAATAGAACCTATAGCCCGAATTCTAGGATATAGTTGGGTTGGTATAGAAAGTTGGAGGTTTACTGAAGCACCAATTTTTGCTATTAAAAAATTATTAAGCAAATTAGATACCGATATAAACCATTTCGATTATTTTGAGAATAATGAAGCATTTGCCGTAAATAATGTTCTAATAAATAGATACCTAGGAATACCTTATGATAGACTTAACGTATTTGGAGGGGCTATAGCGTTAGGTCACCCAATAGGTGCAAGTGGTGCTAGAATTATAGTAACTCTCTTGAACGTGTTATCTAAAATGCATGGAACAAGAGGAATAGCCAGTATATGTCATGGAATTGGAGGATCAACTGCGATTGCGATCGAACTCTTGAAAGAGATGAAGTAA
- a CDS encoding tRNA (N(6)-L-threonylcarbamoyladenosine(37)-C(2))-methylthiotransferase, whose product MKNIYVETYGCALNRADTYVMMTLLKSEGYNFVENPENADIIILNTCAVRLETEERMKQRIKELNTLSKKLVVAGCMSSAEPATVLSIAPNASLIGPQSVERIVDIVKSEERKIVIEGDRALITPRTFDGKIAIIPVADGCAGNCSFCITKLARRKLRSYPLREIVNAARDAIQSGAREIELTGQDTAAYGLDLGGSISLVDVVNKVADIDGDFMIRIGMMTPEQAMRIMDDLIEAIRNPKVYKFIHLPVQSGDDRVLKLMNRKYTVDEYKELISEIRHKIPFVNITTDIIVGHPGEDEEAFNNTLLLMKELRFERIHLAMYSIRPNTRSASMPQVPDSIKKKRIQIANKLYEDLALSIHLDYVGSTSRVITTELGRKGSVIGRLMNYIPVVIRSENVELGKWYDVKITEASFYDLRGILA is encoded by the coding sequence ATGAAAAACATTTACGTTGAGACATATGGATGTGCACTAAATAGGGCAGATACTTACGTAATGATGACTTTGCTTAAAAGTGAGGGTTATAATTTTGTAGAAAACCCAGAGAATGCCGATATAATTATACTGAATACTTGTGCAGTAAGACTAGAAACTGAAGAGAGAATGAAACAAAGAATTAAGGAGTTAAACACGTTATCTAAAAAATTAGTAGTAGCGGGGTGTATGAGTAGTGCAGAACCAGCTACAGTTCTTTCCATAGCCCCAAATGCATCATTAATAGGTCCCCAATCCGTTGAAAGAATAGTTGATATAGTAAAATCAGAAGAACGTAAAATAGTTATTGAGGGTGATAGAGCACTTATAACCCCTAGGACCTTTGATGGAAAAATTGCCATAATCCCAGTAGCTGATGGATGTGCGGGCAACTGCAGCTTCTGCATAACTAAATTAGCTCGGAGGAAGTTGAGAAGCTATCCATTGAGAGAAATAGTTAACGCTGCAAGAGATGCTATACAATCTGGTGCTAGAGAAATAGAATTGACTGGTCAAGATACTGCAGCCTATGGATTAGATTTAGGGGGATCTATAAGTTTAGTTGATGTAGTAAATAAAGTAGCGGATATAGATGGAGACTTCATGATAAGGATAGGCATGATGACACCAGAACAAGCTATGAGGATAATGGATGATCTAATAGAAGCTATAAGAAACCCAAAGGTATATAAGTTCATACATTTACCCGTCCAAAGTGGAGATGATAGAGTATTAAAACTAATGAACAGAAAATATACTGTAGATGAATATAAAGAGTTGATAAGTGAAATAAGACATAAAATACCATTTGTTAACATAACCACGGATATAATTGTAGGCCACCCCGGAGAAGATGAAGAGGCATTTAATAACACGTTATTGCTTATGAAGGAATTAAGATTTGAAAGAATACACCTAGCAATGTACTCCATAAGGCCAAATACTAGAAGTGCGTCAATGCCTCAAGTTCCAGATAGTATAAAGAAAAAGAGAATTCAAATAGCTAATAAACTATATGAGGATCTTGCATTATCTATTCATTTAGATTATGTAGGAAGTACTAGTAGAGTTATTACAACAGAATTAGGTCGTAAGGGATCAGTGATAGGAAGATTAATGAATTACATCCCAGTTGTGATTAGATCTGAAAATGTAGAATTAGGAAAATGGTATGATGTTAAAATAACTGAAGCATCATTCTATGATTTGCGTGGGATTCTTGCTTAA
- a CDS encoding translation initiation factor IF-2 subunit beta: MLDRLYSKLPEKGRKEGTQSLPNMIILNIGNTTIIRNFAEYCDRIRREDKICMKYLLKELAAPGNVDDKGELVIQGKFSSQVINTLMERFLKAYVECSTCKSLDTILKKEKKSWYIVCLACGAQTPVKPL, from the coding sequence ATGCTTGATAGGCTATACTCGAAATTACCAGAAAAAGGACGTAAGGAAGGTACACAATCATTGCCTAATATGATAATACTCAATATAGGAAATACTACTATAATTAGAAACTTTGCGGAGTATTGTGATAGAATTAGAAGAGAGGATAAAATATGTATGAAATACTTGCTAAAGGAACTAGCTGCACCCGGTAACGTAGACGATAAGGGCGAACTCGTAATTCAAGGAAAATTCTCCTCGCAAGTAATAAATACCTTAATGGAAAGATTTTTGAAAGCATATGTTGAATGTAGTACTTGTAAAAGCCTAGACACTATTCTAAAGAAGGAGAAGAAGAGCTGGTATATAGTTTGTCTAGCATGTGGCGCTCAAACACCAGTGAAACCACTATGA
- a CDS encoding DUF424 domain-containing protein, producing MKVLLNIIRAQGMTLINICQEELLGKVFREGEIILDISEKFYGGESVELDYALSLIDEATVMSIVGNYAVEEAIRRGLVHKDSVINVAGIKFAQVYNV from the coding sequence ATGAAAGTGCTTTTAAATATAATTAGAGCACAAGGCATGACACTAATAAATATATGTCAAGAGGAATTATTAGGAAAAGTATTCAGAGAAGGAGAGATAATACTTGATATTAGTGAGAAATTTTATGGGGGAGAGTCTGTGGAATTAGATTACGCTCTTTCACTAATTGATGAAGCTACAGTCATGAGTATTGTAGGGAATTATGCGGTAGAAGAGGCAATAAGGAGAGGGTTAGTACATAAGGACTCAGTGATCAATGTGGCTGGTATAAAATTTGCTCAAGTTTATAATGTGTGA
- a CDS encoding 60S ribosomal export protein NMD3, translated as MSGKFCVLCGKQNVDLIDSLCVDCYVKSKKLIETPKRVTGKYCKICGAQWIRGKWIRTSATSLASVVEDIIARELGSKMRIDKNVDEFAFDIKSIWKDPSGNSFATIEFRGKVRGKSFSQEAVISLEMERELCDSCFRKKTRYYEAIVQLRSKGKIGVDDKKRAFFESFFSTSIVDNISDVIEGREGVDYYFMSKSVARKLVSMISSIVDVEVNESYQNEKMKNGKREAKLVISLRI; from the coding sequence ATGTCAGGAAAATTCTGTGTATTATGCGGAAAGCAAAATGTTGACCTAATAGATTCGCTATGTGTAGATTGCTATGTAAAGTCTAAAAAATTGATAGAGACGCCTAAAAGGGTAACCGGAAAGTATTGTAAGATCTGCGGTGCCCAGTGGATTAGAGGTAAGTGGATAAGAACATCAGCAACATCATTAGCTTCCGTAGTGGAGGATATTATAGCAAGAGAATTAGGGAGTAAGATGAGGATTGACAAAAACGTGGATGAGTTCGCATTTGATATAAAGAGCATATGGAAGGATCCAAGTGGTAATTCTTTTGCGACTATTGAGTTTAGAGGTAAGGTAAGAGGTAAATCATTTTCCCAAGAAGCTGTAATAAGCTTAGAAATGGAAAGGGAGCTGTGTGACTCATGTTTTAGGAAGAAGACACGATATTATGAGGCTATAGTTCAACTTAGGAGTAAAGGTAAGATTGGAGTCGATGATAAAAAGAGAGCGTTCTTCGAATCCTTTTTCTCTACAAGTATTGTAGATAATATTTCCGATGTTATTGAAGGTAGAGAGGGTGTTGATTATTATTTTATGAGTAAAAGTGTTGCAAGAAAGCTTGTATCGATGATATCTTCTATTGTGGACGTTGAAGTTAATGAGAGTTATCAGAATGAAAAGATGAAAAACGGTAAAAGGGAGGCAAAACTAGTTATTTCATTGAGGATATGA
- the rnhB gene encoding ribonuclease HII gives MRVGIDEAGRGALIGPMIVAGVVISDTKLKFLKGIGVKDSKQLTRERREKLFDIIANTVEAFTVVKVFPYEIDNYNLNDLTYDAVSKIILSLSSFNPEIVTVDKVGDEKPVIELINKLGYKSNVVHKADVLFVEASAASIIAKVIRDNYIDELKQVYGDFGSGYPADPRTIKWLKSFYEKNPNPPPIIRRSWKILRSTAPLYYISKEGRRLW, from the coding sequence ATGAGAGTAGGCATAGATGAAGCAGGTCGTGGAGCGTTAATAGGTCCAATGATAGTTGCAGGTGTAGTTATAAGTGATACGAAACTAAAGTTCCTTAAAGGTATTGGAGTAAAGGATAGTAAACAATTAACGAGAGAAAGAAGGGAGAAATTGTTCGATATCATTGCGAATACCGTAGAGGCTTTCACAGTAGTTAAAGTCTTTCCTTACGAAATAGATAATTATAACTTGAACGATCTAACATATGACGCAGTATCTAAGATAATACTATCACTTTCATCTTTCAATCCTGAGATAGTAACAGTTGATAAAGTGGGAGATGAGAAGCCCGTTATAGAACTTATCAATAAGCTGGGTTATAAGTCAAATGTAGTTCACAAGGCGGATGTCCTATTTGTTGAAGCAAGTGCAGCAAGTATTATAGCTAAAGTAATAAGGGATAACTATATTGATGAGTTGAAACAAGTTTACGGTGATTTTGGGAGTGGATACCCTGCTGACCCTAGAACAATAAAGTGGCTTAAGTCCTTTTATGAGAAGAACCCAAATCCACCCCCTATTATCAGAAGATCATGGAAAATTTTACGTTCTACTGCTCCATTATATTATATAAGTAAAGAGGGTAGAAGGTTATGGTAA
- a CDS encoding TGS domain-containing protein yields the protein MVTNLPAEAKAKWLKVMDAKTPEEKFQALQEFLKEVPKHKGTENLVYWAKRRMAELREEMEVRKSKKSGGFSLFVEKEGAGQAILIGDMLLRSFIMRKLTNVKQEFNELPVPGMVKYEDVQIQLVNPPKSLPLSKTIGLIRNADEVIIAINNKEDLSLIKSLLEDNNILLRKPKGRVVIERTRYGISGIRVVNLGKLIGIDEKVVRDYIESFGIKSAIVKIIGEVTLDDIEKSMFEAVSYKPTVVISKDRFDTGELPMLTIDQIDKLPKHLFDMLEVIRVYTKEPGEEPTKDPLILKKGSTVLDVARKLHSSLAENFRYARVWGKSVKFQGQKVGPSHILEDRDIVEIHVK from the coding sequence ATGGTAACGAATTTACCTGCCGAAGCTAAGGCTAAGTGGCTAAAGGTAATGGACGCAAAGACTCCAGAGGAGAAGTTCCAAGCCCTACAAGAATTTCTTAAGGAAGTTCCTAAGCACAAGGGGACTGAAAATTTAGTGTACTGGGCAAAAAGGCGAATGGCCGAGTTAAGAGAAGAAATGGAGGTAAGAAAGAGCAAGAAAAGTGGAGGTTTTTCGTTATTTGTTGAGAAAGAGGGTGCAGGCCAAGCGATTTTGATAGGAGATATGCTTCTTAGATCATTTATAATGAGAAAACTTACTAATGTAAAACAGGAATTTAATGAGTTACCAGTGCCTGGTATGGTTAAATATGAGGACGTACAGATTCAGTTAGTTAATCCACCTAAGAGCCTACCACTCTCTAAGACAATAGGTCTAATAAGAAATGCAGATGAGGTTATCATAGCTATAAATAATAAGGAGGATCTATCTCTTATAAAGAGTCTCCTAGAAGATAATAATATTCTATTAAGAAAACCTAAGGGAAGGGTTGTAATAGAGAGAACTAGATATGGAATTTCTGGTATTAGAGTAGTAAATTTAGGTAAACTGATAGGTATTGATGAGAAAGTAGTTAGGGATTATATAGAGAGTTTCGGAATTAAATCAGCAATAGTAAAGATAATAGGCGAGGTCACCTTAGATGATATAGAAAAATCAATGTTCGAAGCTGTTAGCTACAAGCCTACAGTAGTGATCTCTAAGGATAGGTTCGACACTGGCGAGTTACCAATGTTAACTATCGACCAGATAGATAAGTTGCCTAAGCATTTGTTCGATATGTTAGAAGTGATCAGAGTTTACACTAAAGAGCCTGGTGAAGAGCCAACTAAGGATCCTTTAATACTCAAAAAGGGGTCTACAGTTCTAGACGTGGCAAGGAAACTGCATTCGTCATTGGCTGAAAATTTTAGGTATGCTAGAGTCTGGGGAAAATCGGTAAAGTTTCAAGGACAGAAAGTGGGTCCGTCACATATTCTAGAAGATAGAGATATTGTTGAGATACATGTAAAATAG
- a CDS encoding type II/IV secretion system ATPase subunit, translating to MSKIFKFPLQIGRGSVKQLPITDLPITLYPVTPLPEEVTTIVADYEVNILNLVPEDIKSNLTRNNIELILPNPHVFITFDERKGIYKYVLLEPPVNEMIYNIYNIFIEEVERELLSKNPSLDLAKIIFELDKKRSGLKIIQEKRGDIYVLSTNARVTLYYLLRNMFGYNVLTPLVADKNIEDISVPGLNNPVYVYHRSYEYIPTNIIFTKNMQVSPQLNIMIDGEELLDQLVLRMLSTTGKSISVAEPIQDGMLPNGDRVAATFRREVSASGSSVVIRRFSERPITILDLINSGTLSPELAAYLWYGMDLRMSVMSIGVTGAGKTTLLNAVLNLVKESMKIVSIEDIPEIRLAHTNWVQLYARPAYAGVGKEISLMDLLKLSLRYRPDIIVVGEIRGQEAYVLFQAISTGHGGATTFHAYNTDSAIKRLMNEPLNIPQEWIPMMNIIMTIRRLPVYIGEKIVLRRRVVAVDEIVSWNDYRRVSSWDPKSDAFTINLDAARVLKNRIEEAGLNLDDVKREMERRALFLKLLASSREIIQNEESYKLVKSYIIKYSLKPEEALKEAQAMARTKTIELKE from the coding sequence ATGAGTAAAATTTTCAAGTTCCCCTTACAGATCGGTAGAGGTAGCGTTAAGCAATTACCTATCACAGATCTTCCTATAACGCTTTACCCAGTTACACCTTTGCCCGAAGAGGTTACAACGATTGTCGCGGATTATGAGGTTAATATCCTAAATTTAGTCCCGGAGGATATTAAGTCAAACCTAACTCGAAATAATATTGAACTGATATTACCAAATCCTCATGTCTTCATTACTTTTGATGAGAGAAAAGGTATCTACAAATATGTTTTATTAGAACCACCGGTTAATGAAATGATCTATAATATCTACAATATATTTATAGAGGAAGTGGAGAGAGAACTGCTTTCTAAGAATCCCTCTTTAGATCTTGCAAAAATTATATTCGAACTGGATAAGAAAAGGTCAGGTCTTAAAATTATCCAAGAGAAGAGAGGAGATATCTACGTTTTGAGTACAAATGCTAGAGTTACTTTGTACTATTTATTAAGAAACATGTTCGGATACAACGTATTAACCCCACTTGTAGCTGATAAAAATATAGAAGATATTTCGGTTCCTGGTCTAAATAATCCAGTCTATGTATATCATAGAAGTTATGAATATATTCCAACTAATATTATATTTACTAAGAACATGCAAGTATCTCCACAACTTAATATAATGATAGATGGTGAGGAACTGCTAGATCAATTGGTTCTAAGAATGCTTTCTACTACAGGTAAGTCAATTTCTGTTGCTGAACCAATACAAGACGGTATGTTACCAAATGGTGATAGGGTTGCCGCAACATTTAGGCGCGAGGTATCAGCCAGTGGTTCTTCAGTAGTAATAAGAAGATTTAGCGAAAGGCCTATCACAATACTAGATTTAATTAATTCTGGTACCCTATCTCCAGAACTAGCAGCATATCTATGGTATGGAATGGATCTGAGAATGAGTGTCATGTCAATAGGAGTTACCGGGGCCGGAAAGACCACTTTACTTAATGCAGTTCTAAATCTAGTAAAAGAAAGCATGAAGATCGTCTCCATAGAAGATATTCCAGAAATTAGATTAGCCCATACTAATTGGGTTCAGCTATACGCTAGGCCAGCATATGCAGGAGTAGGTAAAGAGATTTCATTAATGGATCTGCTAAAATTATCCCTCAGATACAGGCCAGATATAATAGTTGTAGGTGAGATAAGAGGGCAAGAGGCTTACGTATTATTCCAAGCGATATCAACTGGACATGGAGGTGCTACGACATTCCACGCGTATAATACCGACTCTGCAATAAAGAGGCTCATGAATGAGCCCCTAAATATTCCACAAGAATGGATACCTATGATGAACATAATAATGACAATTAGGAGGTTACCAGTATATATAGGAGAAAAGATAGTCCTAAGAAGACGTGTTGTAGCAGTTGATGAAATAGTTAGTTGGAACGACTATAGAAGGGTCTCGAGCTGGGATCCAAAAAGTGATGCGTTTACAATTAATCTAGATGCTGCCAGAGTGTTAAAAAATAGAATAGAGGAAGCTGGTCTTAATCTAGATGACGTGAAAAGAGAAATGGAGAGAAGAGCATTATTCCTAAAGTTGTTAGCGTCTTCCAGAGAGATAATACAAAATGAGGAGAGTTATAAGCTTGTGAAGAGCTATATAATAAAATACAGCTTAAAACCCGAAGAAGCTCTAAAAGAGGCTCAAGCAATGGCTAGGACAAAAACTATAGAGTTAAAAGAATAA
- a CDS encoding glycosyltransferase, whose translation MIREIFEILLFISSFFTSLWILLQAFYYKVSNQNIIQFSTKNDKNSNKRIDIIVAIKDEDEKTIKELINNLSGLDYRFYKVIIVSDDTEETFKKIIESLDKLPDNFVIIRRPENKGRKAGALNFATNISDAEMLVYLDAEARVEKDFLRKISQLDYDAVAFRLKVRDVNTQVQKIYSYTNEFVMNALFKARDKLGLIIFANGSAFGIKRDILRKIGGWKENSVAEDLELGIRLALSNIKVKYVDDITVYTLAPYTHTDLYNQIKRWAYGSGELISYSMRLFKLGIRGIEGFIYSQQWGIYPLYLLLFLIIISIQFILNINYFYVFTSLIPILVSNGIYIALIKPKGDYKSGIVTLIASLIGYIQGIFKVRFKWKVTPKSLVGKEEEILSIKILGIILAIMAYINSLFNNTISSLLIILFSLILLTL comes from the coding sequence ATGATAAGGGAAATTTTTGAAATTTTGCTTTTTATATCATCATTTTTTACATCTTTATGGATACTCCTTCAAGCATTCTACTATAAAGTTTCTAATCAAAACATTATACAATTTTCTACTAAAAATGATAAAAATTCTAACAAAAGAATAGACATAATCGTTGCAATAAAAGACGAAGATGAAAAGACGATTAAAGAACTAATTAATAACCTATCGGGATTGGACTATAGATTTTACAAAGTTATTATAGTATCTGATGATACAGAGGAGACTTTTAAAAAAATTATAGAATCACTAGATAAACTTCCGGACAATTTCGTAATTATAAGGAGACCAGAAAACAAGGGAAGAAAAGCTGGAGCACTAAACTTCGCCACTAATATTTCTGATGCTGAAATGTTAGTGTATCTGGATGCAGAAGCCAGGGTCGAAAAGGACTTTTTACGTAAAATTTCTCAACTTGACTACGATGCGGTTGCGTTTAGATTAAAAGTTAGAGATGTTAATACACAAGTTCAAAAGATATACTCATATACCAATGAATTTGTAATGAACGCATTATTCAAGGCTAGAGACAAGTTAGGTCTAATAATATTTGCAAATGGTTCAGCATTCGGAATAAAGAGAGATATTTTAAGGAAGATAGGTGGATGGAAAGAAAATAGCGTAGCAGAAGACTTAGAGCTAGGTATTAGACTTGCTCTGAGTAATATTAAAGTAAAATACGTTGATGACATCACAGTTTATACCTTAGCTCCCTATACCCATACTGATTTATATAACCAAATTAAAAGATGGGCTTATGGTTCTGGAGAATTGATCTCTTACAGCATGAGATTGTTTAAATTAGGAATAAGGGGAATTGAGGGATTTATATACTCACAACAGTGGGGAATTTACCCCCTATACCTACTACTATTTCTTATTATTATCTCAATACAGTTTATATTAAATATAAACTACTTTTATGTCTTTACCTCACTAATCCCAATACTAGTCTCGAATGGAATTTACATAGCTCTGATAAAACCTAAGGGAGATTATAAAAGTGGCATTGTAACCCTAATTGCTTCTCTTATCGGCTACATTCAAGGAATATTCAAAGTCAGGTTTAAATGGAAAGTTACACCCAAAAGCCTAGTTGGGAAAGAAGAAGAAATCTTGAGTATAAAAATATTAGGGATTATTCTTGCGATAATGGCATATATTAATAGTCTTTTCAATAACACAATTTCATCTTTATTAATAATTTTGTTTTCACTTATTCTTTTAACTCTATAG